In Acidobacteriota bacterium, a single genomic region encodes these proteins:
- a CDS encoding metal ABC transporter permease, protein MSELLIWWSEPLLRPALIAGVLTSVLCGALGTFVVLRRLAFLCGGLSHAAFGGLGLCHLLQLPPQAGGLATTAVAALLLGPMSRRKALNRDALIGAFWAVGMAAGVLFLHFAPGYPPDLSAYLFGNILLVTTGDLWLLATLDAVTLLLLGLFYKEIVASTFDETFAATQGVPVRWLSTLLLLLVGAAVVVLLPVVGLLLVLALLTIPPLIGLRLCRSLPGVLSTAVVGGMVITLGGLWISYLFDAPSGPCIIVLGTALLLAVYGVTGLTRRA, encoded by the coding sequence ATGAGTGAGCTCCTCATCTGGTGGTCCGAGCCGCTGCTACGCCCGGCGCTCATCGCCGGGGTGCTCACCAGCGTTCTATGCGGCGCCCTGGGCACCTTCGTGGTGCTGCGGCGCCTGGCCTTCCTGTGCGGCGGCTTGAGCCACGCGGCCTTCGGTGGCCTGGGCCTGTGCCACCTGCTGCAGCTGCCGCCCCAGGCCGGCGGCCTCGCCACCACCGCCGTCGCCGCCCTGCTGCTGGGGCCCATGTCCCGCCGCAAGGCCCTCAACCGGGACGCCCTCATCGGCGCCTTCTGGGCCGTGGGCATGGCCGCCGGCGTGCTCTTCCTGCACTTCGCTCCGGGCTATCCGCCGGATCTCTCCGCCTACCTCTTCGGCAACATCCTGCTGGTGACCACCGGCGACCTGTGGCTGCTGGCCACCCTCGACGCCGTCACCCTGCTGCTCTTGGGGCTGTTCTACAAAGAGATCGTCGCCAGCACCTTCGATGAAACCTTCGCCGCCACCCAGGGCGTGCCGGTGCGCTGGCTTTCCACCCTGCTGCTGCTGCTGGTGGGCGCGGCGGTGGTGGTGCTGCTGCCGGTGGTCGGGCTGCTCCTGGTCCTCGCCCTGCTGACCATCCCGCCCCTCATCGGCCTGCGCCTGTGCCGTAGCCTCCCCGGCGTCTTGAGCACCGCCGTCGTCGGCGGCATGGTCATCACCCTCGGCGGGCTGTGGATCTCCTACCTCTTCGACGCCCCTTCCGGCCCCTGCATCATCGTCCTGGGAACGGCGCTGCTGCTGGCGGTCTACGGCGTCACCGGCCTCACCCGGAGAGCTTGA